The proteins below come from a single Papaver somniferum cultivar HN1 chromosome 11, ASM357369v1, whole genome shotgun sequence genomic window:
- the LOC113324413 gene encoding uncharacterized protein LOC113324413: MSTMCRLCRKSCETLSHITWHCRVARRIWAWVDGIFKLDPNEDLVDSYKAAKGQSRMIKNLWLVANLAIVTELWKLRNKSYFDNMVVQWLGFKGRVYQVIRDNSITMKGHMHNTLEELRILNYFKVQHRSCKTSTPIEISWTPPNQDEIMICCDGASVGNPSQAGSGVVFRDASSEVLGVLCVGLGWQTNFYAEVCAIIYGEIMAKR; encoded by the coding sequence ATGTCTACTATGTGCCGCTTATGCAGGAAAAGTTGCGAAACTCTTAGCCACATAACTTGGCATTGCAGAGTTGCTAGGAGGATTTGGGCTTGGGTGGATGGAATTTTCAAGCTGGATCCAAATGAAGACCTGGTGGACTCGTATAAGGCTGCTAAGGGTCAAAGTAGAATGATAAAGAACCTTTGGTtggttgcaaatcttgcaattgtCACGGAGTTATGGAAGTTACGTAATAAGTCTTATTTTGATAATATGGTTGTTCAATGGCTGGGCTTTAAAGGGAGAGTTTATCAGGTTATTCGTGATAATTCAATTACAATGAAAGGCCACATGCATAATACTTTAGAGGAGTTACGCATTCTGAATTATTTCAAAGTGCAGCATAGATCATGCAAAACGTCTactccaattgagattagttggaCTCCTcctaatcaagatgaaatcatgatctgCTGTGATGGTGCTTCTGTCGGAAACCCAAGCCAAGCTGGTTCAGGTGTTGTTTTCCGTGATGCAAGTTCGGAGGTGCTTGGTGTTCTCTGTGTTGGCCTTGGTTGGCAAACGAATTTCTACGCGGAAGTATGTGCGATTATTTATGGTGAGATTATGGCCAAGAGATGA